One genomic window of Cuculus canorus isolate bCucCan1 chromosome 11, bCucCan1.pri, whole genome shotgun sequence includes the following:
- the BHLHE40 gene encoding class E basic helix-loop-helix protein 40: MERQPPPGCLGKLSALENGDLPGLDFAHMYQVYKPRRGLKRSEDNKETYKLPHRLIEKKRRDRINECIAQLKDLLPEHLKLTTLGHLEKAVVLELTLKHVKALTNLIEQQQQKIIALQNGLQAGDLSSRNLDSSQEMFRSGFQMCAKEMLQYLAKHENSKDLKSSQLVSHLHRMASEVLQGGAGRKSGDFPPKMVDLKEKPVSLTKAAEGHGKNCVPVIQRTFAHSSGEQSGSDTDTDSGYGGELEKSDSKSEQQYFKKDTELNYAVQERISSIKQETEDPPAKRSRLESPEDEVPFGSDMMGSSSSFLGPHAHQPPLCLPFYLIPPSATAYLPMLEKCWYPASVPVLYPSLPASAAALTGFMNPDKISPPLLMPQRLPSPIPAHSPIDSSALLQALKQIPPLNLETKD, encoded by the exons ATGGAGCGCCAGCCGCCGCCCGGCTGCCTGGGCAAGCTGTCCGCCCTGGAGAACGGCGACCTGCCGGG GCTGGACTTCGCGCACATGTACCAAGTTTACAAGCCCAGGAGGGGGTTAAAGAGGAGCGAGGATAATAAG GAGACCTACAAGTTGCCTCACAGGCTGATAGAGAAGAAGAGGCGCGACAGGATTAACGAGTGCATCGCCCAGCTGAAGGACCTGCTGCCCGAGCATCTCAAGCTGACG ACTCTAGGTCActtggagaaggctgtggtTCTCGAGCTTACCTTGAAGCATGTGAAAGCATTAACCAATCTCAtcgagcagcagcagcagaaaatcatTGCTTTGCAGAATGGTTTACAAGCAG GTGACCTGTCATCAAGAAACCTTGATTCCAGCCAGGAAATGTTTCGATCCGGTTTCCAGATGTGTGCCAAGGAAATGCTGCAATACCTGGCAAAGCATGAGAACAGCAAGGACCTGAAGTCGTCCCAGCTGGTCAGCCATCTGCACCGAATGGCCTCCGAGGTGCTCCAGGGCGGAGCCGGCCGCAAGTCTGGAGACTTCCCTCCTAAAATGGTGGACTTAAAAGAGAAACCCGTCTCCTTGACCAAAGCGGCAGAGGGACATGGGAAAAACTGTGTGCCTGTGATCCAGAGGACATTTGCTCACTCCAGTGGGGAGCAGAGTGGCAGcgacacagacacagacagtgGGTACGGGGGAGAGCTGGAGAAAAGTGACTCCAAATCTGAACAGCAGTATTTCAAAAAGGATACTGAACTCAACTATGCTGTCCAGGAGAGAATAAGCTCTATTAAGCAAGAGACTGAGGACCCACCAGCCAAAAGGAGCAGGCTGGAGTCGCCGGAGGATGAGGTCCCTTTTGGCAGCGACATGATGGGCTCTTCCAGCAGCTTCCTGGGCCCCCATGCTCACCAGCCTCCCTTGTGCCTGCCTTTCTATTTGATCCCACCATCCGCCACAGCCTATCTGCCCATGCTGGAGAAATGCTGGTACCCAGCGTCCGTACCTGTCTTGTACCCCAGCCTCCCAGCCTCTGCCGCAGCGCTTACGGGGTTCATGAACCCCGATAAAATCTCCCCACCTCTGCTGATGCCCCAGAGACTCCCTTCTCCCATACCGGCCCATTCCCCTATCGACTCCTCGGCTCTGCTTCAAGCTTTGAAGCAGATTCCTCCTTTGAACTTGGAAACCAAAGACTAA